From the Lathyrus oleraceus cultivar Zhongwan6 chromosome 4, CAAS_Psat_ZW6_1.0, whole genome shotgun sequence genome, one window contains:
- the LOC127137464 gene encoding U11/U12 small nuclear ribonucleoprotein 31 kDa protein-like yields MSSKKKHKRKHSDSDEDDDVFYYRYCASSSTPTPPPAPHPVIKPNQNRTTKDHYSLTNSDLHTLFSTFGRIARVTVLKDRHTRLSRGVAFVQFVSRNDAQRALAEMNKKILNGRTLTASIAADNGRGHGHLSYECPKNQLGPRPRPQPKKPRRGFSGLRDRDGEEEGDEEEEEGGQIAAEQFDDNWASVVDDEAGERLLGRNRNDDEGLDNNKTKKKGKKAGYFSDESDHDDDD; encoded by the exons ATGTCAAGCAAGAAGAAACACAAACGAAAACACAGCGACAGCGATGAAGACGACGACGTTTTCTACTACCGCTACTGCGCTTCGTCCTCAACCCCAACACCACCACCGGCACCACATCCAGTAATCAAACCCAATCAAAACCGAACAACAAAGGATC ATTACTCCCTAACAAACTCCGATCTCCATACGCTCTTCTCTACTTTCGGCCGCATCGCGCGTGTAACCGTTCTCAAAGACCGTCACACGCGCCTAAGCCGCGGTGTCGCGTTTGTCCAATTCGTTTCTCGTAATGACGCCCAACGTGCCTTGGCGGAGATGAATAAGAAGATTCTCAATGGAAGGACTCTAACTGCTTCTATTGCTGCTGATAATGGAC GGGGGCATGGTCATTTATCGTATGAGTGTCCTAAGAATCAGTTGGGGCCGAGGCCGCGGCCTCAGCCTAAGAAGCCGCGACGGGGATTTAGTGGGCTGAGGGATAGGGATGGGGAGGAGGAAGGTgatgaggaggaggaggagggtGGTCAGATTGCTGCGGAGCAGTTTGACGATAATTGGGCTTCTGTTGTGGATGATGAAGCGGGTGAAAGGTTGCTGGGGAGAAACAGAAATGATGATGAGGGTTTGGACAACAACAAGACgaagaagaaagggaagaaaGCTGGGTATTTCAGTGATGAGAgtgatcatgatgatgatgattga